Genomic segment of Microbacterium hydrocarbonoxydans:
GGTAGCGCGAGTCGTGAATGCGGGGCTCCCGACCGTTCTGACCTTCGGTCATTTCGCCAGCAAGCGTCCCGAACTCGTGATCGACGCGGTATCGAATCTCCGGCAGCGGGGACGTGACCACAGACTGGTGGTCCTGGGTGCCAAGGGCGACTACCGAGAGGAGCTCCGGGCGCAGGCCGCATCCGATTCGGTCTCCGATCTCGTCGAGCTCCCTGGTTTCGTCACGGATGAGGAGCTTCATCGCTCGGTCAGCTCGGCGTCCGTGCTTGCGCTCGTTTCGAGCGATGAGGGGTACGGCATGCCTGTTGTCGAGGGTGGCTACTTCGGTGTCCCGACAGTCGTCACCGACGACAGTGGTCTCGTGGAGATCCACGGCGATCGTGTCGTGCCGGCTGCTGCAACCGGAGAGTCGATTGCCACTGCGATTCTCGCCGCGCAAGAGACCGTCGCGGAACGGACAACCGCTCATACCTGGGCGGATACAGTCCGGACTGTACGCGATGCGCTGCGCGAGCGACGCGAGCCGGAGGAAAAGAGCGAGTGATGGCTTCGAGGGGGGAAGTGGCCGCTTCACGTACGGCGTCGCGACGATTCGCGGGATTCGTCCGGGAACTCGGGTGGGTGCCGACGACGATGCTTGTCCTCGCGGCTCTGGTGCTCGTTTCCCTGGCTTTTCCCATCGTGGCCGAGGGGCACGGACCATGGATCGAAAGCCTTCGCAATGCGGTGCTGTTCGTCTCGCTGGTCGGCACCGCGACGGCGACCTACATCGCCTGGCCGAGCCGCTGGAACATCCCCGCTCATCTCCAGCTCGCCTTCTCCATCCCTGCCTACCTCGTCCCCGTATTCGGTCTCGATTGGCTTGAACTGCCCTCCCAGGGAGTCTCGGCGCTTTACGTCCGTCTCGTGTCGGTGGGGTTCGTCGCCATGGCGGCGGGTGTGCTTGCCGGCAGGCTTCTGGCATCGCGTCTTACGCGTGGAGGCGGTGTCGTAGCCGGCATTCAGCGAGTCCTGCTCAGCACCGAGAGCCAGGTGAGGCGACGTGTGCTCGTCGTGGTCACGGCATCCGTGGTGGTTCTTCTCGTTTGCTTCCTGATCATGGGATTCACGCCGGCGCTCGCCGCTGATCCGAACGCCGCGAAGTTCTTCAAGGGCGTGTATCACGAGCCTTATCAGGCCGTGTCGATCCCGTATCGCCTCACGACGACGGTGATCCCGCTGCTCATGCCCCTCGTGGCCGTCTACGCATGGAAGCGCCGCAAGAGCATCTACTGGATCGTGCTGCTCGCGGTTTCCGTCGGCGTCATGCTTCTGTCGCTGTTGCGAGAGCCTGCGGTCAGCGGGCTGCTGCTCGCGGTGGGAATCCTGGTCGCCTTCTACCGTCGGTTCCAGGTCGTATACGCCATCGTTCTCGTCGCCGCATACGTCGCGGGAAGCGCGATGTACGCGGTACTCGCGTTGCTGGGTGTCGAGCAGTATCAGTCGATGGTGCGATCGCCCGAGAGTCTGCTCACGGGAATCGCTTCCGGAGCCCCTGACATCAAAGATCAGCTGGCTTTCCTCAACGCGTGGCTCCCCGGACACGAACTCACGTACGGGCGGACCTTCTTCGGGGGTCTCCTTCCAGGCAACTATCCGTGGAACCCCTCGGTGTGGGCGCTGCAGACGTTGAACCCGAACACGCCGATCGAGGATATCCGTTCGGGTGGGCTGCGTTTGCCGCCGTCGGTGTGGGGCTACGTGAGCTTCGATTGGGTCGGCGCCGCACTCGTGCCACTCATCTCAGGTGTGATTCTCGGAGTGATGTCGTTGATCACGGCCCGGGTGATACGTGAGTTGGACCTGGAGCAGGCAGCGATGCTCATGCTGGTCTACGTCGCTGCGATCGACGTCTTCCCCGTCTACTACCGACTGAGCTACCTCTCGGTGCTCGCTCTCATCGTCGTCCTCCTGCTCCTTGTGCCCTGGCGTCGCGGCAGCTTCCGGTCTCGTTCGGCGGAGCAACCTGCCGCATGAAAAGACTTCTCCGGCTCGGTGCGCCGACCGTCGGCACGATCATGCTGCGCCTCGCCCAGCTCACGGTGCTGCTCGCCTTCGCCAGACTCACTCAAGGCGAGACACAGAACTTCCTCGTCACAGGGTTCGGTGTCCTCGCTTCGTTCGCGATCATCAGCGATGCCGGCGGTGCACCGTTCCTGCTGAGCCTGCGCCCCGAGCGGCACAGTTCGCAGACCTTCCGTCGAGTCATCGCGCTTCAAGGAGGGTTCGCGCTGCTCGGACCCGTGGTGTTCTTCCTGTTCGCGCTGGGAATCGCGCCGGAGGGTATCTCGACTCCGCACTTCTTCGTGCTCGTGGCTCTCTCCGTCGCCCAGGCTTTCGACACCATGGCCAGAACGGCCAAGTCTCCGTGGCTCGTGCAGCGCCGAGATCACCTGTTCGCGTTGCCCGACATCCTC
This window contains:
- a CDS encoding glycosyltransferase; this encodes MHAEELIRTWTEEFPEDELIVLGYAWLEESFRDTERVEVIPATSKAARYSGQLFWSAQVFRRRRADALLSLSTIVSPFIPSANTACFIHDWRHKLNPSEFGLAQRIYRRLWEVSIGRAGTTFAISEKTRRETERFARPKRLVVAENGDDHARRWGVARVVNAGLPTVLTFGHFASKRPELVIDAVSNLRQRGRDHRLVVLGAKGDYREELRAQAASDSVSDLVELPGFVTDEELHRSVSSASVLALVSSDEGYGMPVVEGGYFGVPTVVTDDSGLVEIHGDRVVPAAATGESIATAILAAQETVAERTTAHTWADTVRTVRDALRERREPEEKSE